The Hemitrygon akajei chromosome 23, sHemAka1.3, whole genome shotgun sequence genome includes a window with the following:
- the atoh7 gene encoding transcription factor atoh7, translating into MVAALLENECLQRWGCGSIRFSQGGTALGFGLGTPFHLLPPVKGAARGYKTSRWSREALTVRHAPIAPTIPSSPAASGRVILRSRCERRSVHPAQHRSRIKPRALLEATTSSAVQFFSTGYIIWRACAHVVRRVFTAGARQKGEAGQVYKVLSSEQTPAAHSRARQLGQGSRVPQPRAVAMKSAASACAPGADPVPAARTASTPSGCGVERAETCVRRRMAANARERRRMQGLNTAFDRLRKVVPQWGQDKKLSKYETLQMALSYIMALTRILTEAERYGSDRRWIHIQYQHTEGSESIQTYVGQVSEKKDMCTDSIFPFNHDSFQIVN; encoded by the coding sequence ATGGTAGCGGCCCTACTGGAAAATGAGTGCTTGCAGCGATGGGGCTGTGGTTCGATCAGATTTTCCCAGGGAGGAACGGCGCTGGGATTCGGGCTGGGGACGCCTTTCCACCTGCTACCACCTGTTAAAGGCGCAGCCCGGGGCTATAAAACCAGCCGGTGGAGCCGAGAGGCACTGACTGTTCGCCACGCTCCCATCGCACCAACCATCCCGAGTTCTCCGGCAGCTAGCGGTCGGGTGATCCTCCGATCTCGATGTGAACGCCGCTCTGTTCATCCAGCTCAGCACCGATCTCGCATTAAACCACGGGCACTTTTGGAAGCAACCACATCTTCCGCGGTCCAGTTTTTTTCGACGGGATATATTATTTGGAGAGCCTGTGCGCACGTTGTAAGGCGGGTTTTTACTGCCGGAGCTCGGCAGAAAGGTGAGGCAGGACAGGTGTATAAAGTCTTATCTTCGGAGCAGACACCAGCTGCCCACAGCAGAGCGAGGCAACTCGGGCAAGGCTCAAGGGTCCCTCAGCCGCGAGCAGTAGCGATGAAGTCCGCCGCATCAGCCTGTGCTCCGGGAGCAGATCCGGTGCCTGCCGCCCGCACCGCTTCCACTCCGAGTGGGTGCGGAGTCGAGAGGGCAGAGACCTGCGTCCGCCGGAGAATGGCTGCGAACGCCCGGGAGAGGCGACGCATGCAGGGACTGAACACCGCCTTCGACCGGCTCCGCAAGGTGGTACCACAGTGGGGGCAAGACAAGAAACTTTCCAAATACGAGACGCTGCAGATGGCGCTGAGCTACATCATGGCCCTGACTCGAATACTGACCGAGGCCGAACGCTACGGCAGCGACCGGCGCTGGATTCACATCCAGTACCAGCACACAGAGGGGAGCGAGAGCATTCAGACTTACGTGGGACAGGTATCAGAGAAAAAGGACATGTGCACGGACAGCATCTTCCCGTTCAACCACGACAGCTTCCAGATAGTCAACTGA